TGAACCATCGTTCTGTTCAAATTGTAAATTCTACCTTTATTAACCATTTAATAACCTTTTGTGTGTACATATGAAAGCAAATACCaaacccaacatatttacatctatcTTATTATCTCTACTGGAAGAACAATTACAGAAAACATTTTCTCACACAATCGACTAtgaatttttataatcgattatcacatcggtagagccaAACCAATCAATTTTAGATTATATGCGATTATTGAAACATCACTAGTAATACATGTAGCTCCCCTTAACCAGCGAGgtctgtaaaacaaatatccCTGTGGTTTTCTGTCTTAATTAACAGATTTAAATTACCCCAGTAATGCAATTTATGATGAGTTCTGTGTAAATGAAGGTTTAATTTACCTCGGTGATACAATCTGTGATGATTTACGCTAGAGTTCTGTCTATATCAACAGCTTTAAATTATTTCTGTGATGATTTGCGCTAGAGTTCTGTGTAAAAGAAGGTTAACATTACCTCAGTGACACAATCTGCGATGATTTACGCTGGAGTTCCGTCTGAGAGGTCTGTAACAGGGCTGACATGTTCTTTTTCAGAATAGTATTCTCCTGGACGAGTTTCTCACTGCTCGACTCCACAGTGTCCAGTTTCTCGTGCAGGAAACGGATGTAGTCTTGTGCTTCAGAGAAACGCCTTCGTATCTGCAAAATTATGCATAGagttggcaaaataaaataaaaaaataaaataaaaaatatatatatatatatatataatttgactGTGCATTATTAAAAAGAAACCCCAGATCATTAGGGTCATATGTAATCTTTTTTACATATTGGATTAtcaaatactggcagataatgtacccCAGGTGTACACATTTTGCATTTTTTATCCAGTGGCACAAATGTGCCATCGTTGACGCCCATGACCTATAGCATTTTATATCCCAAACGACCGCAATTGCTGTCAGTGCCGTTACATTGTGatgtgaacaaaatgttccctgcagaCACATTAGTAAACAATTTATGTATATCTATTATCTTATAGATCTGAAACACAATAATTGTATAAagctgtttaaaaataataattttacaaagctgtttaaaattaataattgtacAAAGCAGTTTACAATTTACCTTCTGGTTGGATAGGTCCCGCTGCACCACATCATCACATACAATCTCGGTGTACAAGTCAAGTGATGGCAATGGGCTTTTAACACGAGGCCGGGTTGAGGACAGGTAGCTATTGTCTGCCGAGTGATGACCTGGTGATGATACGGGGTTGGGAGGCACTGCTGTGTTAATGGATCCTGACACGATCCCGGTTTCACGGCAGGCATCATTCAAAATGTCAGAATGAATATCAACACTAGTATCTTTGCCCGTGAATCTGGATGCATTTCTTGAACACAACAATTGTTCCACTTTGCGGCCAGGCTCAGCAAAGTGATCATTTACTAGAGGGTCTATAGCATCGTCTTTTAAACTACCACCAGAGTGGTCCTCTATGCCATTGTCTCCATCACCAAGATGAAGAGGATCACCATACAGATCGATGCGTTCCTCCCTCTGCTGTAGCAGTGCAGTGCTGGAATCATGACCATCGCCAGGTCTGCTTGACTTCTCTTCGTGTCTGTCAGCACCATCAATGTTTTCACTACCTGCACCAACACTACACCGACTGTTGGACAACGTCAGACTTTTTTTAACATCAGCATTGACAAGCGGCAATGATTTAACGAATGTCTGTAGTTCATTGCAGCTAAAATGTTCAGGCTGAGAAAGTTCAGATTTGTCTAACAATTTACCAGACTCACAATTTGAAACAGACGCATCATGTGTGCGTTTTTCAATAGAAGAACGAGACTTTGAGTGCACTCTGTTACTTGTTCCAGTGTTATCAGAGTCCTTGTCACAGGATGACCCACAGATCTCGGACATCAACTGATTCCTTTGGGAATCAACCGTCCCGGACATGTCCGGTAATAaagttatgtacaaataaataagttaatgtcttatttattatgtacgctttttattctattactttcaaaatgaaaagagatgaaataaatattttccactGTGAATATTCACCATAGACTTGattatctgaaaataaatttgaaaaaacaaattagatacatgcatacacacacacgcacacgtacacacacacatacacacacacacacagacacacacatgctacatgtatgtacatcagATCAGTCAGCTATCAATTCTAaaccaggggacaatattttaaaatcgtacgtttattttgaaaacaagtaGGCCTAGACGAGGCCAAACATCTGCATCATTGAATAAACGTACTTTAAGCCTTTAAACATGATGTTTGTCATAGTAATGTATTCTGGTGGAACATGGCGAAGACTGACGAAAAATAAATCGGAAATCAGATATTACACATTTAGCTCGTGCATGCCAGCCAATCACTGCTGATGATTTACTGACCGAATCGTTCAGGTTAGGTCTGCATGAACCTTGTCGTTTTGGGTTATTactattagttttgtaaattttattcattatgaaagaTAAAGTAAAAGTTAACTTAGCagtcacatattttattttatatttttaatgaataatggattaagttggagAATGCACTCAGAAGTGTAGATTCAGGAAAAATAATTAAGTCGCCCTCCTCGTACATTTTTCACTACCAAAATCAGGTGGAACATTTCAGTTGATAGTTGGTtataggggtgcaacgatacggtcaacaccgtattgcgatatattgcgatatattgcgatataagaaactgtattgcaatatgtattgcaatacagttgatattatttaaatttaatatttatggtttttttgttttttttaatgaaaacagaaggcataacggtttaatgatctttattagtttcagttgtcactctaaatgttttaggtcatatttttattttttaactcaatactagtctactagaacactgGTGTGACGGTgccaaactatttataaattgtcacattcggaaatccttactatcgggcttttccgttgctgctcgcttgacacggaaatgtacgtattgagtcgCAATGTTTCAGCAGATCGACCGAAACagagccgaggtattttgaacgatcggccgaagtattccgagttcagtgaaaaacagcgaagtgtgattcttatttgttggtttatttctttgaagatgatagccgtagtcgtattccaacgtaaatgaacaatgaatgataatgtgtaagtaacaaaacatttatttgtaattatcgttaaacacgttttgtttaaaagttaaaactaagtataaccgacctatcacttcgtatgccaacaagtaagccgactactcttgacgtgattgttacatttcctgtcatcaccaattaataaaatgatgtgttttttgtttgtttgtttgtttgcctatttcaagacAAATAAGATACAAGGGAAAAAAATAGCGtataaaaatcgcgatacgcaaaactgtaccgcggttcgtatcgagctgatcaattatcgcggtataccggtttatcgttgcagcactagtTGGTTACTGGCTATTAAAACAACTACtgtaagtatattatattaatatggtATGAAAACAAGGTTTTTACTCTTTTGTTTGCACGAGGATAATTAATTCAGATTTTATGCACTTATtgttgataattaaaaaaacacttaaatcggtggcggatctaagggggtgcccccccccccccgctaaaaTTTGCCATAgctatatttacattttttatttttttattttgatgttgGGAAATCTGAAGAATCTGTTTGGGAAAGTTTTTGGCCTTCGGACACATGTCATTGGGGTCCCCCTTAAATCGATcctttctggatccgccaatgtaaatgaaataaattaacctTCGTTTTATAAAATTGCAATGTTTCATTGATAGTATTTGATTCATTTTTAGTTATATAAAGCCATAATAAAGGACTAGACAAGTCACGTCCTGGCTTCTCACGTCCTGAATTTTCTAAAACAATATATCACAGGCTGCAAAATTACCGGGTTCGCATCGCAAAAAGCGATGCAAAATCTTGCGATCGCGATGCAATATTGTAACAATGACTAGCAGTTTGCGatgcatgttttttgtaacCAAATTGATCTTTGAATTGAGATCGCGGGAGAAGAACGCACTTAGGGGTGTCGATTTTCCGTGATCGCAGCCAAGGTACATGTAACTGATTCGCcaatgataaacattttaaaaatttatctcAGTGTACAACCTTCTCGCGTGTGTTAGtatttcaaatagaaaatactgtcGGAATACGCGGAGGATGTTTGACGTAACGTACTAGTTGCTACGTCATCGTGGTAACCTAATTTGCAAGCAGCTATGACCGTGTACACTGAACTTGTAGCCTACCGTGCAcgcaaatatattttgttcacgAATTAAATATACCGCGAAAATTGCGAACATGCTGATAGCTCCGCGAATTTAATTACGCGTTAACTTATTTCCGATTTAGCTTTGAATAATGCCTATAGATACAAAACACATAGCGCATCGCATGCACTTTATTTGTATCGTCAAATTACCTGCCACGTTGTTTTATACTACAAGTGACACTCGGTGCTATGTATGATCTGCGTTCAGCGATAGCCAGTAGTCAAAATGTCTGATAATTATTTTGACCGGTTGTCGAAGTGGTCGTTCGGTTTAACTTGTTGCGTAAAAAACAGTCTGGCAAACATTAGCAACACACGGCTGGCTGGCTGAACATCTGGTATCTCGTGACTATGAGAtttcagtttgttgtttttacactgaTTATTCTTATATTCGATACATACTTGTGGCTTTCGTTATTTATAAACCTGAATGCAACCTatgaatactactaataaatagtatttggtCTAGTTTGTAATTTTTCAAGTTTTCTGCATCATGTATTGTCAGACATACATGTGGACAAGACTAACAGCACACGGACCGCATGTCGAGAATGTCTCGAGTATAATTATATCGTACGTGAAACTTTCATTGAAAGGAGTTCAGTTGATATTggtcgtttttattttattattggcaAAAACTAtcgtgaaaatgtaaaatgaaagcttgatcgcgaattattttagccgcgaaaatGTTTGCGTATACATAGGCCCTACGGTATTATCGACAGCTTGGCGTTTTTAATTTCGAATTGCCTCGGCAAATAATGTTCCGGtaaaatacgtatatatatCGTTTAAGAATTGTCAATTTTCATAACAAAAATGAACACCGAATACGTTGGAATGATCAGCCAAATGAGGAATTTTTCTCGGGCTTCAATCGCACTTTGGATCAGACATACAAATCAACTCAGGTGGTAGGCAACTTCCCCCCCTTGACCTCCGGAGGATACGGCCTTGTAAACAAGTGACAGTGATGACCCTTCAcatgtactgttctgtacttgttttattttggggtaaGCAGCccacaatacaaatacatgtataagaaatatgcaattttattgaaaagaatgtgttttattcatgtttactcattttattaaagtctaatCAAATTccaatagttgctaatcaattctcCATCCAGTAGGAaaaactgctaatcaaaattttaaaaacaaattgcacccTGTATCACATCGCaaagaatacattttttttcagtaaattgctttattatatacatagcaatgaaatatatagatctacagacaCCATAAAAGTAATATTCGGtgaaagtcatattttcactttattttagttacagtgaaaatgtacaaatcgtatttactttttagaccagggccccgttccacgaagcgatcttagcactaagatcaccttagtgcataaggtagctatgcacataaggtgatcttagggctaagatcgctttgtggaacgggaccCTGGTTCATggttaaattatctcccttgtaaattattCTGGTTTGATTATTGAGGCCagagtttgatgattaccaaagcatctgatcgtatttgtaaaataaataaaaaatgtaatttaaacaaatgtacctataaaaaagggatatgaagttcaattacgataaaatatataaaactaattgaatacgaagctaataatgatgacacaatgtcctgtcatCGAATGTAAGTCACTGcaagttaaaattaaacatgGCGTTTgattggttttggttttgtgaGTTTGTTTCGGGGAGGATCGCTTTGTAAGGT
The sequence above is drawn from the Gigantopelta aegis isolate Gae_Host chromosome 6, Gae_host_genome, whole genome shotgun sequence genome and encodes:
- the LOC121374583 gene encoding uncharacterized protein LOC121374583 — its product is MSGTVDSQRNQLMSEICGSSCDKDSDNTGTSNRVHSKSRSSIEKRTHDASVSNCESGKLLDKSELSQPEHFSCNELQTFVKSLPLVNADVKKSLTLSNSRCSVGAGSENIDGADRHEEKSSRPGDGHDSSTALLQQREERIDLYGDPLHLGDGDNGIEDHSGGSLKDDAIDPLVNDHFAEPGRKVEQLLCSRNASRFTGKDTSVDIHSDILNDACRETGIVSGSINTAVPPNPVSSPGHHSADNSYLSSTRPRVKSPLPSLDLYTEIVCDDVVQRDLSNQKIRRRFSEAQDYIRFLHEKLDTVESSSEKLVQENTILKKNMSALLQTSQTELQRKSSQIVSLRTLNNPAVVNALAKLRKNGNKENPLSGSSDHSSSLISDASYAYSQLYGESSTSQVLSNTDTNGKKQKDGQQWF